In the genome of Raphanus sativus cultivar WK10039 chromosome 4, ASM80110v3, whole genome shotgun sequence, one region contains:
- the LOC108851718 gene encoding vacuolar protein sorting-associated protein 2 homolog 2 isoform X1, translating to MNIFRKLTAMNIFKKKTTPKDALRTSKREMAVATRGIEREISSLQLEEKRLVAEIKKTAKTGNEAATKILARQLVRLRQQITNLQGSRAQIRGVTTHTQALYASTSISSGMKGATKAMVAMNKQMAPTKQAKVIKDFQKQSAQLDMTIEMMSEAIDETLDKDEAEEETEDLTNQVLDEIGVGVASQLSSAPKGRIATKTAAPPATTAATTNNDSSETSEVDELERRLASLRRI from the exons ATGAACATTTTCAGGAAGTTAACCGCCATGAACATTTTCAAGAAGAAGACTACTCCCaaag ATGCGCTTCGAACCAGCAAAAGAGAAATGGCTGTGGCTACACGAG GTATCGAGAGAGAGATCTCATCTCTTCAGCTGGAG GAGAAGAGACTAGTTGCAGAAATCAAGAAAACAGCTAAAACTGGAAACGAG GCGGCTACAAAGATTTTGGCACGTCAACTAGTTCGATTGAGGCAACAGATTACAAACTTACAGGGAAGCCGGGCTCAAATTAGGGGTGTGACGACTCACACACAG GCTCTGTATGCCAGCACTTCCATTTCTTCTGGTATGAAGGGTGCAACTAAAGCTATGGTTGCCATGAACAAG CAAATGGCACCAACGAAACAAGCCAAAGTGATTAAGGATTTCCAGAAACAGTCTGCACAGCTAGACATGACG ATAGAGATGATGTCAGAGGCAATTGATGAAACACTTGACAAAGATGAGGctgaagaagaaacagaagatCTCACTAACCAGGTTCTTGATGAGATTGGTGTTGGAGTTGCATCTCAG TTATCTTCAGCTCCAAAAGGTCGGATCGCTACAAAAACTGCAGCTCCACCTGCTACCACTGCAGCGACTACTAACAACGACAG CTCTGAAACAAGTGAAGTGGATGAGCTTGAGAGGAGGCTGGCTTCACTGAGACGAATCTGA
- the LOC108849785 gene encoding uncharacterized protein LOC108849785 translates to MTSSSDEAMPGHPIVLGCGQLCLDYLVTVPSFPVPDQKIRGTSFKVQGGGNTGNTLTCAARLGLASRILAKVADDSQGRWMLEELESSGVDSSFCVIAKDGVSHFNYVIVDNQKNTRTCILTPGYPPLLPDDLTESLLLAVLDGVRVLHVTGRSRETELLLAQKAHSKNVSILISAEKRRQGLDKLLDLADYAICSTHFPQDWTESPTSPSALLSMLIRLPKLKFVIVTLGEQGCVMLERCPNEIPESEEETDIDELHESLKQSTDFASFLPVCNSSTVTRLKGNVTGRLCIVTAEKIPSSEIIDTTGAGDAFTGALLYGLCTDMALEDTLTFASRVAACCCRGLGARTTLPFRTHPNLAAFLGA, encoded by the exons ATGACATCTAGCTCCGACGAAGCAATGCCGGGTCACCCAATCGTG CTTGGTTGTGGTCAACTCTGTTTGGATTACTTAGTCACTGTACCGTCTTTCCCAGTTCCCGATCAAAAGATCCGAGGCACGAGCTTCAAG GTTCAAGGAGGTGGAAACACTGGGAATACTTTAACATGCGCTGCTCGTTTGGGTTTGGCTTCTAGGATCTTAGCTAAG GTTGCTGATGATTCTCAAGGGAGATGGATGCTAGAGGAACTAGAATCTAGCGGCGTCGATTCTTCTTTTTGTGTG ATAGCTAAAGATGGAGTTTCACATTTTAATTACGTCATTGTAGATAACCAAAA GAATACTCGCACGTGTATTCTCACACCAGGATATCCTCCTTTGCTCCCAGATGACCTTACTGAGTCCCTCCTTTTAGCTGTGCTTGATGGAGTAAGAGTTCTACATGTAACTGGGAGGTCTCGTGAAACTGAATTGCTTCTTGCACAGAAG GCACATAGCAAGAACGTATCCATCTTAATCAGCGCAGAGAAAAGAAGGCAGGGACTAGATAAGCTCCTTGACTTAGCTGATTATGCCATTTGCTCTACTCACTTCCCTCAG GATTGGACTGAGTCACCAACATCCCCTAGTGCGCTTCTCTCTATGCTCATTAGATTACCAAAGCTAAAATTTGTGATCGTGACTTTAGGGGAACAAGGTTGTGTGATGCTCGAGAGATGTCCCAATG AGATTCCAGAATCAGAGGAAGAAACAGACATCGATGAACTACACGAGTCTCTGAAGCAAAGCACAGACTTTGCAAGTTTTTTACCGGTCTGCAATTCATCG ACGGTTACTAGACTGAAAGGAAATGTTACAGGGAGATTGTGTATCGTAACAGCTGAGAAAATACCTTCATCGGAGATTATTGACACAACAGGTGCAGGAGATGCATTCACCGGAGCTTTGCTCTATG GTCTGTGCACAGACATGGCTTTAGAAGATACGCTGACATTTGCATCTCGAGTC GCAGCTTGTTGCTGCAGAGGTTTAGGGGCTCGAACAACTCTTCCATTCCGTACTCATCCAAATCTTGCAGCTTTCTTGGGGGCATGA
- the LOC130511841 gene encoding serine rich endogenous peptide 8: MEEKSVWQLRFLVFLLVVLLVPTQTESVLPSRQEPLPVLIGRKLMLSRTNEIYVGKSNSKKASGRKLTFTSIEEIYVGKSNSKKASGDHFLHNL; encoded by the exons atgGAAGAAAAAAGTGTCTGGCAACTGAGATTTCTTGTGTTTCTTCTAGTAGTTCTTTTGGTCCCGACCCAAACAGAAAGTGTTCTTCCCTCTAGACAAGAACCACTCCCAGTACTCATTG GAAGGAAACTGATGCTCAGTCGGACCAATGAGATATATGTTGGCAAGTCGAACAGCAAAAAAGCTAGTG GAAGGAAACTTACGTTCACCTCGATCGAAGAGATATATGTTGGCAAATCAAACAGTAAAAAAGCTAGTGGTGATCACTTTCTTCATAATCTCTAA
- the LOC108848575 gene encoding elongation factor Tu, chloroplastic, translating into MAFSSPAATSSSTRLLYSSSSSPSPTISLTLSSSFLPSFTSLSLSLATSSPHPLRRAFTVRAARGKFERKKPHVNIGTIGHVDHGKTTLTAALTMALASMGNSVAKKYDEIDAAPEERARGITINTATVEYETENRHYAHVDCPGHADYVKNMITGAAQMDGAILVVSGADGPMPQTKEHILLAKQVGVPDMVVFLNKEDQVDDAELLELVELEVRELLSSYEFNGDDIPIISGSALLAVETLTENPNVKRGENKWVDKIYELMDSVDSYIPIPTRQTDLPFLLAVEDVFSITGRGTVATGRVERGMVKVGETVDLVGLRETRNYTVTGVEMFQKILDEAMAGDNVGLLLRGIQKADIQRGMVLAKPGSITPHTKFEAIVYVLKKEEGGRHSPFFAGYRPQFYMRTTDVTGKVTKIMNDKDEESKMVMPGDRVKIVVELIVPVACEQGMRFAIREGGKTVGAGVIQTILE; encoded by the coding sequence ATGGCGTTTTCTTCTCCCGCCGCTACTTCTTCCTCCACTAGACTCCTttattcctcttcctcttcccctTCTCCTACCATTTCCCTAactctctcctcctccttcctccCTTCATTCACTTCCCTATCCCTCTCCCTCGCCACCTCTTCCCCTCACCCTCTCCGTCGCGCCTTCACCGTACGCGCCGCCAGAGGAAAATTCGAGAGGAAGAAGCCTCACGTCAACATCGGCACAATCGGCCACGTAGACCATGGTAAAACCACTTTAACCGCCGCTCTTACCATGGCCTTAGCTTCCATGGGAAACAGCGTCGCCAAGAAGTACGACGAGATCGACGCAGCGCCAGAGGAGAGAGCCCGTGGTATCACTATCAACACTGCCACCGTCGAGTACGAGACCGAGAACCGTCACTACGCTCACGTCGATTGCCCTGGCCATGCAGATTACGTCAAGAACATGATCACCGGTGCTGCTCAGATGGACGGAGCTATCCTCGTTGTTTCCGGTGCAGATGGTCCTATGCCCCAGACCAAAGAGCATATTCTTTTGGCCAAGCAAGTCGGTGTTCCCGACATGGTCGTCTTCTTGAACAAAGAGGATCAGGTCGATGACGCCGAGCTTCTGGAGCTCGTTGAGCTTGAGGTTCGTGAGCTTCTCTCGTCTTATGAGTTTAACGGTGATGATATTCCGATTATCTCCGGCTCTGCTTTGTTAGCTGTTGAGACTCTCACTGAGAATCCTAACGTGAAGAGAGGTGAGAACAAATGggtggataagatttacgagtTGATGGATTCCGTTGATAGTTACATCCCTATTCCGACACGACAGACGGACTTGCCGTTCTTGTTAGCTGTCGAAGATGTGTTTTCGATCACCGGTCGTGGTACTGTCGCTACGGGTCGTGTCGAAAGAGGTATGGTTAAAGTTGGAGAGACCGTGGATTTGGTTGGATTAAGAGAGACTAGGAACTACACTGTAACAGGAGTTGAGATGTTCCAGAAGATTCTTGATGAAGCAATGGCTGGAGATAACGTAGGACTGTTGCTTAGAGGTATACAGAAGGCTGATATTCAGAGAGGTATGGTTTTAGCTAAGCCCGGTTCCATTACTCCTCATACTAAGTTTGAGGCCATTGTGTATGtgttgaagaaggaagaaggtggAAGACATTCTCCGTTTTTCGCCGGTTATAGACCTCAGTTTTACATGAGGACGACTGATGTTACTGGTAAAGTGACTAAGATTATGAATGATAAGGATGAGGAGTCGAAGATGGTTATGCCCGGTGATAGGGTTAAGATTGTTGTGGAGCTTATTGTGCCTGTCGCTTGTGAACAAGGGATGAGGTTTGCTATTAGAGAAGGTGGGAAGACTGTTGGTGCTGGAGTGATTCAGACTATTCTCGAATAA
- the LOC108852656 gene encoding uncharacterized protein LOC108852656 codes for MTPYRETACALWLERQLTEQYGLKESHNVYLEESVAMFLEVVDQDKTKRVIASKYQRSLDTVQRKLDDVLSALLKFAADTLRPQEGEFERVNPVVRNDRQYWPHFKDCVGALDGTHVPVCPPSQNAEAYNGRKGVTMNVLAICNFDMKFIYAYVGVPGRAHDSKVLTHCAKNVANFF; via the exons ATGACGCCGTACAG AGAGACAGCTTGTGCACTTTGGTTAGAGAGACAGCTAACTGAGCAATACGGATTGAAAGAGTCTCACAATGTCTACCTTGAGGAATCTGTTGCAATGTTTCTTGAGGTTGTTGATCAAGATAAGACTAAGCGGGTTATTGCTTCAAAGTATCAAAGATCATTGGATACGGTACAAAGGAAGCTTGATGATGTCTTGAGTGCTCTTCTCAAGTTTGCAGCAGATACACTAAGACCACAAGAAGGCGAGTTTGAAAGAGTAAATCCTGTTGTGAGGAATGATCGTCAGTATTGGCCTCATTTCAAAGATTGTGTCGGAGCACTTGATGGAACACATGTCCCGGTTTGTCCTCCAAGTCAGAATGCAGAAGCCTATAATGGTAGAAAAGGAGTTACAATGAATGTTCTTGCTATATGTAACTTCGATATGAAGTTCATATATGCATATGTCGGAGTACCTGGTAGAGCACATGATTCAAAGGTCTTGACTCATTGTGCGAAGAATGTAGCAAATTTCTTTTGA
- the LOC108852100 gene encoding cytochrome P450 71B11, whose protein sequence is MNLWFTIAVIVFFASILVAKKTRMTKKNLPPGPPRLPIIGNLHQLGSKPHRSMFKLSEKYGPLMSLKFGNVTTVVASTPEIVKDVLKTFDVDCCSRPYLTYAARLSYNRNDLGFSPYSKYWRELRKMTVTELYTAKRVKSFGHIREQEVASLVDFIIQSASLEKQVNINLKLLKLSASVICRLGFGISLEGSKLESTYEELIQGIMEVMGSFAAADCLAIVGGLIDRLTGLHNKCEKVFKAMDTFFDQAIEHHLDDESIKDDIIHLLLKMERGEIGLGEFQLTRNHTKGILLNILAAGIDTSAQTATWVMTHLIANPRVMKKVQAEVREVIKNKNDIREENIEKLEYLKMVIKETFRINPLVPLLVPRETLKDIKIAGYDIPKKTWIHVNIWAIHRNPSVWKDPEEFIPERFMDNEIDYRGLSFELLPFGSGRRMCPGMGMGMSLVHLTLINLLYRFDWKLPEGMNPKDVDLEESYGLVCPKKVPLELIPVITHWT, encoded by the exons ATGAATTTGTGGTTTACCATTGCTGTAATTGTCTTCTTTGCATCTATACTCGTCGCAAAGAAGACGAGAATGACAAAGAAAAATCTACCTCCTGGACCACCAAGACTTCCTATAATTGGCAATTTGCACCAGTTGGGATCAAAACCTCACCGCTCCATGTTCAAATTGTCTGAAAAATATGGACCTCTAATGTCCCTCAAGTTTGGAAACGTGACTACCGTTGTGGCTTCAACTCCAGAAATAGTGAAAGATGTCTTGAAAACGTTTGACGTCGATTGTTGTTCACGACCTTATTTGACTTACGCTGCAAGGCTTTCATACAATCGCAACGATCTCGGCTTTTCTCCCTACAGTAAATATTGGAGGGAACTGCGGAAGATGACAGTTACGGAACTCTACACCGCAAAAAGGGTCAAGTCATTTGGACATATCAGAGAACAAGAAGTTGCCTCCTTGGTCGATTTCATCATACAATCTGCCTCATTGGAGAAACAGGTTAATATTAACCTCAAGTTGTTGAAACTGTCAGCAAGTGTGATTTGTAGACTTGGATTTGGGATAAGTCTTGAAGGGAGTAAGCTCGAGAGTACTTATGAAGAACTTATTCAAGGAATCATGGAGGTTATGGGGAGTTTTGCAGCAGCGGATTGCTTGGCCATTGTTGGTGGATTAATTGATAGACTCACAGGGTTGCATAACAAATGTGAGAAGGTTTTTAAAGCAATGGATACGTTTTTTGATCAAGCTATAGAGCATCATTTAGACGATGAGAGTATTAAAGATGATATCATTCACTTGCTCCTCAAAATGGAAAGGGGAGAGATTGGACTTGGAGAGTTTCAACTTACCAGAAACCACACCAAAGGGATTCTTCTG AACATTCTTGCTGCTGGAATAGACACTTCTGCCCAAACTGCAACATGGGTGATGACACATTTGATTGCAAACCCAAGAGTTATGAAAAAAGTGCAAGCCGAGGTGAGGGAAgtgatcaaaaacaaaaatgatatcagagaagaaaatatagagaaattgGAGTATCTTAAAATGGTGATTAAAGAAACATTCAGGATAAATCCACTTGTGCCACTTCTGGTTCCAAGGGAGACTTTAAAGGATATAAAGATCGCAGGTTATGACATTCCGAAGAAAACATGGATACATGTCAACATTTGGGCTATTCATAGGAATCCAAGCGTTTGGAAAGATCCAGAAGAATTTATCCCTGAGAGGTTTATGGACAATGAGATCGATTATAGAGGTCTAAGCTTTGAGTTGTTGCCGTTTGGTAGTGGACGGAGAATGTGCCCTGGTATGGGTATGGGTATGTCTTTGGTTCACTTGACTCTTATCAATCTTCTTTACCGTTTCGATTGGAAGCTCCCCGAAGGAATGAATCCAAAAGATGTTGATCTTGAAGAATCTTATGGACTTGTCTGTCCTAAGAAAGTTCCACTTGAGCTTATCCCGGTCATTACCCATTGGacttga
- the LOC108851718 gene encoding vacuolar protein sorting-associated protein 2 homolog 2 isoform X2, whose protein sequence is MAVATRGIEREISSLQLEEKRLVAEIKKTAKTGNEAATKILARQLVRLRQQITNLQGSRAQIRGVTTHTQALYASTSISSGMKGATKAMVAMNKQMAPTKQAKVIKDFQKQSAQLDMTIEMMSEAIDETLDKDEAEEETEDLTNQVLDEIGVGVASQLSSAPKGRIATKTAAPPATTAATTNNDSSETSEVDELERRLASLRRI, encoded by the exons ATGGCTGTGGCTACACGAG GTATCGAGAGAGAGATCTCATCTCTTCAGCTGGAG GAGAAGAGACTAGTTGCAGAAATCAAGAAAACAGCTAAAACTGGAAACGAG GCGGCTACAAAGATTTTGGCACGTCAACTAGTTCGATTGAGGCAACAGATTACAAACTTACAGGGAAGCCGGGCTCAAATTAGGGGTGTGACGACTCACACACAG GCTCTGTATGCCAGCACTTCCATTTCTTCTGGTATGAAGGGTGCAACTAAAGCTATGGTTGCCATGAACAAG CAAATGGCACCAACGAAACAAGCCAAAGTGATTAAGGATTTCCAGAAACAGTCTGCACAGCTAGACATGACG ATAGAGATGATGTCAGAGGCAATTGATGAAACACTTGACAAAGATGAGGctgaagaagaaacagaagatCTCACTAACCAGGTTCTTGATGAGATTGGTGTTGGAGTTGCATCTCAG TTATCTTCAGCTCCAAAAGGTCGGATCGCTACAAAAACTGCAGCTCCACCTGCTACCACTGCAGCGACTACTAACAACGACAG CTCTGAAACAAGTGAAGTGGATGAGCTTGAGAGGAGGCTGGCTTCACTGAGACGAATCTGA